GGCGCCCAGACCGACTTCACGCCCCGCGAGCAGTACCAGCCCGACGTCGGCCCCGAGGCCGACATCGACGACCTGCGGATGCGGCTCGCGGAGATGCTGGAGGGCGTCGACGACTACGCGTTCGTCTTCGACCCCTACGTCCCCGAGGTGGTGCAGAGCCGCCTCTCCGACGACCTCGCCTCGATCGCGATCGACCTCGAGAACGGCCTGCGCCACTTCCGTGCCGGCGACGTCGACGAGGCGCTGTGGTGGTGGCAGTTCTCCTACGTCAACAGCTGGGGCACCCTCGCCGGCGCCGCCCTCAGCGCGCTGCTGACCGTCGTCGCCCACGACCGCTTCGACACCGACTTCGAGGCCGAGGCCGAGGTCGTCGCCGTCGCGGATGAGATGCTCGGGAGCGCGCCGACCGCCCAGCCGTAGAATCTGGGGATGGCCTGGCGGCAACGGCGCCGGCAGGCACGCCAGAGCACCGCGGCCCTCGACGGCCGCACACCGATCCCGAGGACCAACCGTGGGCATTGTCGTGCAGAAGTACGGCGGCTCCTCGCTCGCCGACGCCGACGCCATCAAGCGCGTCGCCCGACGCATCGTGGACATCAAGAAGGCCGGGCACGACGTCGTCGTCGCCGTCTCCGCCATGGGCGACACGACCGACGACCTGGAGGACCTGGCCACAAGCGTCTCGCCGCTGCCGCCGGCACGCGAGATGGACATGCTGCTGACCGCCGGCGAGCGGATCTCCATGGCCCTGGTGGCCATGGCGATCAGCGACCTCGGCTACACCGCGCGGTCGTTCACCGGCTCTCAGGCGGGCGTGATCACCGACTCGGTGCACGGCAGGGCCAAGATCATCGACGTCACGCCCGGGCGCATCACCCAGGCGATCGGGGAGGGCCACATCGTCATCGTGGCCGGCTTCCAGGGCGTCTCGGCCGACACCAAGGAGATCACCACGCTCGGCCGCGGGGGCAGCGACACCACCGCGGTGGCGCTCGCAGCCGCGCTCGACGCCGACGTGTGCGAGATCTACACCGACGTCGACGGGATCTTCACCGCCGACCCGCGCATCGTGCCCACCGCCCGCAAGCTCAGCAAGGTGTCCTACGAGGAGATGCTCGAGCTGGCCGCCTGCGGCTCCAAGATCCTGCACCTGCGGTGCGTGGAGTACGGCCGCCGCTACGGCATCCCGATCCACGTGCGGTCGTCGTTCAGCCAGCTCGAAGGCACCTGGGTCGTCGACGACCCGCAGCTCGACCCCGGACCAGCCGGACCCAGCGAGGGAGACACCATGGAACAGCCCATCATCGCCGGCGTCGCCCACGACCGCAGCGAGGCCAAGATCACCGTCGTCGGGGTCCCCGACAAGGTGGGCGAGGCCGCCCGGATCTTCGAGGCGCTCGCCGACGCGCAGGTCAACCTCGACATGATCGTGCAGAACGTCTCCGCCGCGGCGACCAGCCTCACCGACATCTCCTTCACGCTGCCCCGCAGCGACGGACAGGTCGCGATGACCGCGCTCGCGCGGATCCAGGCGGAGGTGGGCTACGACAAGCTGCTCTACGACGACAAGATCGGCAAGGTCTCGCTGATCGGTGCCGGCATGCGCTCCCACCCCGGCATCACCTCGAAGTTCTTCGCCGCGCTCGCCTCGGCGGGGGTCAACATCGAGATGATCTCCACCTCCGAGATCCGGATCTCGGTCATCGTGGACGAGTCGGCCGTCGACGACGCGGTCCGCGCGACGCACACGGCGTTCGACCTCGACGCCGACGAGGTCGAGGCCGTGGTCTACGGAGGCACCGGGCGATGAGCGACAAGGTCAACATCGGCATCGTCGGTGCGACGGGCCAGGTGGGGGTGGCGATGCGCCAGATCCTGCTCGAGCGCGACTTCCCGGCCGACCAGGTCCGCTTCTTCGCCTCCTCGCGCTCCGCCGGCACGGTGCTCGCGTTCGGTGATCGCGACATCACCGTCGAGGACGCGGCGAGCGCCGACCCCACCGGGCTCGACATCGCGCTGTTCTCCGCCGGCGCCACCACCTCGCGGGCGCTGGTGCCGAGGTTCGTGGACGCGGGAGTGATCGTCGTCGACAACTCCTCGGCGTTCCGCAAGGACCCCGACATCCCGCTGGTCGTCTCGGAGGTCAACCCCGACGCGATGGCCGGCGTCATCGAGGCCGGGCGCGGCATCATCGCCAACCCCAACTGCACGACGATGGCAGCGATGCCGATCCTCAAGGCGCTGCACGACGAGGCCGGCCTGACCCGCCTCATCGTCTCCACCTACCAGGCCGTCTCCGGCTCCGGGGTGGCCGGCGTCGACGAGCTGGCCGACGGCGTGGCTGCGGCGGGCGACAAGGCCCGGGAGCTGGCCTACGACGGCTCCGCGATCTCGTTCCCCGAGCCGACGACCTACGTCGAGCCCATCGCCTACAACGTGCTGCCGATGGCGGGCTCGATCGTCGACGACGGGCTCAACGAGACCGACGAGGAGCAGAAGCTCCGCAACGAGTCGCGCAAGATCCTCGGCCTGCCCGACCTCCTGGTCTCCGGCCTCTGCGTCCGCGTCCCGGTCTTCACCGGCCACTCGCTCGCGGTCAACGCCGAGTTCGAGCGGCCGATGACCCCCGCCCGCGCCCGCGAGATCCTCGCCTCGGCCGAGGGGGTGGCGCTCGAGGAGGTGCCGACCCCGCTCAAGGCGGCCGGCCGCGACCCGTCGTACGTCGGACGGCTGCGGCAGGATCCGGGCGTCCCCGACGACCGCGGCCTCGCGCTCTTCATCAGCAACGACAACCTGCGCAAGGGCGCCGCGCTCAACACCGTGCAGATCGCCGAGCTCGTCGCCGCCGCCCGCTGAGCCCACCCGGCCGGTGAACGACGAGATCCCGGACCCCTGAGGGGTCCGGGATCTCCGTGTGTCGGGCTGACAGGATTTGAACCTGCGGCCTCCTCGTCCCGAACGAGGCGCGCTACCAAGCTGCGCCACAGCCCGCCGCCCGGACCACGAAAGTCTGTCCGGGCAACGCGGGCGAGCATACCGGAGCAGGAGGGGCCGTCTGAAATCGCCCCGGCCCGTGGGCACCGTCAGTGGCGGCGGGTCAGCGTCAGGTGGACGACGCCGCTGGGCGAGGACACGGCCTCGGTGTCGAAGCGGTCCTCGAGGCCGGCCAGCCCGCCCCACAGCCAGCTGCCGCGACCGAGGACGATCGGCACGACGACGAGGTGCAGGTGGTCGACGAGATCGGCGGCCACGAACTCTCGCACCACCGTCGCACCGCCGCCGAGGCGTACGTCGAGGCCGCCGGCCGCCTCGCGCGCGACGGCGAGCGCGTCGGCGGGGGAGGCGTCGAGGAAGTGGAAGGTGGTGCCGCCGTCCATCTCCAGCGGCGGCCTCGTCCGGTGCGTGAGGACGTAGGTCGGGGTGTGGAACGGCGGGTCGTCCCCCCACCACCCGCGCCAGTCGGGGTCGTCCTGCCACCCGGGTGGGCCGAACTTGTTGGCGCCCATGATCTCCGCGCCGATGCCCTCCTCGTGGCGGGCGGCGAAGACGGCGTCGACGCCGCGCCCGCCGCCCTCCAGGTCCCAGAAGCTGGTGGCGAACATCCACTGGTGGAGCCGCTCCCCGGCGTGGCCGAAGGGGGACTCCAGGGACTGCGGCTCGCCGGAGCCGAAGCCGTCGAGGGAGATGGAGAAGTTGTGGACCCGGACGAGCGGCATGGTGACTCCTTCACGAGAGGCGATGCTCAGGCTGCCGGCACCAGCGTCAGCAGCGTGGCCTCCGGGCGGCAGGCCACCCGGAGGCGCACGTAGGGGTTGGTGCCGAGACCGGCCGAGACGTGCAGCCAGGCCGATCCCGGGGCACCGGGAGCGGAGTCGGCGGGGTGGCGGTGCAGCCCGCGGGCGCGCGCGGGCTCGAGGTCGCAGTTGGTCGTGAGGGCCCGGCCGCGGCCGGCGATGGTGGGCAGGCACACCTGGCCGCCATGGGTGTGCCCGGCGATGATCGCGTCGTAGCCGTCGGCGGCGAACTGGTCGAGCACCCGCAGGTAGGGCGCGTGGGCGACGGCCAGGCGCAGGTCGGCCGTCGGGTCGGCCTGCCCGGCGACCCGCTCGAGGTCGTCGTAGGCCAGGTGCGGGTCGTCGACGCCGGCGAACGCGATCGTGGTGCCGCGCACCGTGAGCGTGCCGAAGCCGTTGGTGAGGTCGAGCCAGCCGGCCTTGTCGAAGTGCTCCTTGAGCTCGGGCCACGGCAGCTGGGGCACCGAGGTGTTGCGCTTGCCGGTGTCGGGCAGCAGGTAGCCGAAGGGGTTGCGGAAGCCGGGCGCGTAGTAGTCGTTGGAGCCGAGCACGTAGGCGCCCGGCACCTCCAGCAGCCCGGCCAGGGCGTCGGCGACCACCGGCACGGCGCGCATGTGGGCGAGGTTGTCGCCGGTGTCGATCACCAGGTCGGGCTCGAGCGCGGCCAGCCCGCGCAGCCATTCCTGCTTGGCCCGCTGGTCGGGCGCCATGTGGATGTCGCTGAGGTGCAGCACCCTCAGCGGGGCGTGACCGGGGGGCAGGAGGGGCACGGTGACGTGACGGAGGGTGTACTGCCGGGCCTCCCACGCGGCGTACGCCGCCAGTCCGGCGCCGGCGAGGGCACCGAGGCCGAGCGTGCGGCGTACAAGGGGGAGGGAACGCATCCGCCAAGGCTGCCACAATGGCTCCCATGAGTGCCCTGAAGGACCGTCTCCGCGCCGACCTCACCACCGCCATCAAGGCGCGCGACGAGCTGCGCTCCTCCACGCTGCGGATGGTGCTGACCGCCATCACCAACGCCGAGGTCGCCGGCAAGCAGGCCCGCGAGCTCTCCGACGACGACATCATCGGCGTGCTGTCGACCGAGGCCAAGCGACGCCGCGAGGCGGCCGTGGCCTTCGAGGAGGGCGGCCGCCCCGAGATGGCGGCCAAGGAGGCCGCCGAGGGCGAGGTCATCGCCGACTACCTCCCGGCCCCGCTCACCGAGGCCGAGATCGCCGAGCTCGTCACGGCCGCCATCGCCCAGACCGGCGCGGCCGGCGAGGGTATGCGCGCCATGGGCAAGGTGATGGGCGTCGTGACGCCCCAGGTCAAGGGCCGCGCCGACGGCGGCGCCGTGGCCGCCGAGGTGCGCCGCCAGCTCGGCTGACGTCGAGTCGGCTCGTCCTGACTGCCGATACCCGCCGAGTCGGCTCGTCCTGACTGCTGATACCCGTCGAGTCGGCCCGTCCTGACAGGTAGCCGTCAGAATGCGCCGACTCGACCCTCCAGCGCCGTCAGGACGCGCCGACTCGGCGCGTCAGCGCCGTCAGGACGCGCCGACTCGGCGCTCCAATGCCGTCAGGACGCGCCGACTCGGCGCTCCAATGCCGTCAGGACGCGCCGACTCGGCGCTCCAATGCCGTCAGAACGCGCCGACTCGGCGTTGAGTAGGCGTCAGAACGCGCCGACTCGGCTCAGCCGTTGCCGCGACCGCCGCCGCGGCCGCCGCGACCCTTCCCGCCGCCGTTGCCCTTGGGCGGGGGCGGGACGTAGCCGGTCGAGGTGTAGAGCGTGACCGGGTCGCCGCTGCTCAGCCGGGTGCCGGGGTCGGGGGAGGTGGAGGCCACCAGGCCCTCCTCCATCTCGGAGTTGACCTGGCCGCCGTCGGCGACGGTGAAGCCGGCGCCCTGGAGCGTGGCCGTGGCGGCCTCGACGCTCTGGCCGGTCACGTCGGGCACGGCGGCGAGCACGCCGGCGATCTCGTCGCCGGGCGGGGCCTGGAAGTCCTCGTAGTCGAGCTTGGGCGACACCGCCGCCATCGCGTCGCCCCAGATCGGGCCGGCGACGGTGGAGCCGAACGCGCTGCTGATGTAGCTGCCGCCGACCACCTGGCCGTTGAGGGTGAGCCACTCGCCGAACTCGTTGGCGCCGGCGACCATCGCCGCGGTGGCGAGCTTCGGCGTGTAGCCGACGAACCACACGGCCATGTTGCTGTTGTTGGTGCCGGTCTTGCCCGCCGACGGCTTGTCGATCGCGATGTTCTGGCCGAAGCCGCCGGGCTCCATGACGCCGCGCAGGATGTCGTTGACGGCGTCGGCCGTGGCGCTGGGCATGACCTGCTCGCACTCGCTGGGGAACTCCTTGAGCATCTCCCCGGAGGAGTCGAGCACCGCGGTGACCGGGCGCGGGTCGCAGTGCAGCCCGCGGGCCGCGAACGTCGCGTAGGCCTGCGCCATGGTGAGCGGGTCGGTGTCGGAGACGCCCAGGATCCACGACGGCACCTGCTGCTCCGGGGGCACCGTGACGCCCATCTGCTTGGCGAGCTCCAGCGGCTCGCACATGCCCGTGCGCATCTCGAGCTGGGCGAAGAAGGTGTTCACCGACACCTGCGTGCCCGTGTAGAGGTTGAACGTGCCCGCGCCCGTCGAGTTGGCCACCGGCCAGCTGCCCTCGCCGGCGTACGGGCCGTCGCAGGTCTCGAACTCGTAGTCGGGGATGTCCATCTGCTGCGGGGAGCTGATGCCCGTGCTCAGCGGGATCCCCTGGTTGATGGCCGCGGCGAGGACGAAGAGCTTGAACGTCGACCCGGCCTGGAAGCCGTTGGCGTCTCCGTACTTCTTCGGGACCGTGTAGTTGAGGTAGGTCTCGCCGCCCAACTTGTCCTTGCCCATCGGGCGCGACTGGGCGAGCGCGCGGACGTCACCGGTGCCCGGCTCGATCATCGCCAGGCCGCCGATGGCCTGGTCGGTCTGGAAGACGTGGGAGGACACCGAGTCGTCGGCGGCCTTCTGCATGTCGAGGTCGATCGTGGTGTTGATCGTCAGGCCGCCGTTGTTGAGCGTGCGGCGGCGCTCCTTCGGCGTGTCGCCGAGGACGGGGTCCTTGAGCAGCCAGTTGACGACGTAGTCGCAGAAGA
The sequence above is drawn from the Nocardioides sp. zg-1228 genome and encodes:
- a CDS encoding aspartate-semialdehyde dehydrogenase, with translation MSDKVNIGIVGATGQVGVAMRQILLERDFPADQVRFFASSRSAGTVLAFGDRDITVEDAASADPTGLDIALFSAGATTSRALVPRFVDAGVIVVDNSSAFRKDPDIPLVVSEVNPDAMAGVIEAGRGIIANPNCTTMAAMPILKALHDEAGLTRLIVSTYQAVSGSGVAGVDELADGVAAAGDKARELAYDGSAISFPEPTTYVEPIAYNVLPMAGSIVDDGLNETDEEQKLRNESRKILGLPDLLVSGLCVRVPVFTGHSLAVNAEFERPMTPARAREILASAEGVALEEVPTPLKAAGRDPSYVGRLRQDPGVPDDRGLALFISNDNLRKGAALNTVQIAELVAAAR
- a CDS encoding aspartate kinase; the encoded protein is MGIVVQKYGGSSLADADAIKRVARRIVDIKKAGHDVVVAVSAMGDTTDDLEDLATSVSPLPPAREMDMLLTAGERISMALVAMAISDLGYTARSFTGSQAGVITDSVHGRAKIIDVTPGRITQAIGEGHIVIVAGFQGVSADTKEITTLGRGGSDTTAVALAAALDADVCEIYTDVDGIFTADPRIVPTARKLSKVSYEEMLELAACGSKILHLRCVEYGRRYGIPIHVRSSFSQLEGTWVVDDPQLDPGPAGPSEGDTMEQPIIAGVAHDRSEAKITVVGVPDKVGEAARIFEALADAQVNLDMIVQNVSAAATSLTDISFTLPRSDGQVAMTALARIQAEVGYDKLLYDDKIGKVSLIGAGMRSHPGITSKFFAALASAGVNIEMISTSEIRISVIVDESAVDDAVRATHTAFDLDADEVEAVVYGGTGR
- a CDS encoding dihydrofolate reductase family protein; amino-acid sequence: MPLVRVHNFSISLDGFGSGEPQSLESPFGHAGERLHQWMFATSFWDLEGGGRGVDAVFAARHEEGIGAEIMGANKFGPPGWQDDPDWRGWWGDDPPFHTPTYVLTHRTRPPLEMDGGTTFHFLDASPADALAVAREAAGGLDVRLGGGATVVREFVAADLVDHLHLVVVPIVLGRGSWLWGGLAGLEDRFDTEAVSSPSGVVHLTLTRRH
- a CDS encoding DUF5063 domain-containing protein — protein: MTETDEIRFGEQIADSVESFLLSLRAIAREGNGAEAVSLLLLEISQVLLAGARMGAQTDFTPREQYQPDVGPEADIDDLRMRLAEMLEGVDDYAFVFDPYVPEVVQSRLSDDLASIAIDLENGLRHFRAGDVDEALWWWQFSYVNSWGTLAGAALSALLTVVAHDRFDTDFEAEAEVVAVADEMLGSAPTAQP
- a CDS encoding transglycosylase domain-containing protein, coding for MSSRSSSPSGRRQGPDAGRVASHLAVMAAVAVVMGVLVACLAIPFAGIVGVAAKDVSKGMVNLPESLEAKDLSQKTRIYDVNGNLIASLYDQNRINVSLGSISRPMVKAIVAIEDYRFYDHGALDLKGTLRAFITNQANGGSVQGGSSITQQMVKQTLLYQAETDEERKAATEETYARKVRELRYAIAFEQNHSKDWILERYLNIAYFGDGAFGVQSAARHFFSKNAKDLNMLEAATLAGLVKNPVGYDPVDNPERAESRRNVVLDRMAQLGILTEKKAERLKNRPLEKTLDIETSPNGCQQSRAPFFCDYVVNWLLKDPVLGDTPKERRRTLNNGGLTINTTIDLDMQKAADDSVSSHVFQTDQAIGGLAMIEPGTGDVRALAQSRPMGKDKLGGETYLNYTVPKKYGDANGFQAGSTFKLFVLAAAINQGIPLSTGISSPQQMDIPDYEFETCDGPYAGEGSWPVANSTGAGTFNLYTGTQVSVNTFFAQLEMRTGMCEPLELAKQMGVTVPPEQQVPSWILGVSDTDPLTMAQAYATFAARGLHCDPRPVTAVLDSSGEMLKEFPSECEQVMPSATADAVNDILRGVMEPGGFGQNIAIDKPSAGKTGTNNSNMAVWFVGYTPKLATAAMVAGANEFGEWLTLNGQVVGGSYISSAFGSTVAGPIWGDAMAAVSPKLDYEDFQAPPGDEIAGVLAAVPDVTGQSVEAATATLQGAGFTVADGGQVNSEMEEGLVASTSPDPGTRLSSGDPVTLYTSTGYVPPPPKGNGGGKGRGGRGGGRGNG
- a CDS encoding GatB/YqeY domain-containing protein translates to MSALKDRLRADLTTAIKARDELRSSTLRMVLTAITNAEVAGKQARELSDDDIIGVLSTEAKRRREAAVAFEEGGRPEMAAKEAAEGEVIADYLPAPLTEAEIAELVTAAIAQTGAAGEGMRAMGKVMGVVTPQVKGRADGGAVAAEVRRQLG